Part of the Plasmodium knowlesi strain H genome assembly, chromosome: 11 genome is shown below.
CACCTTGCTTGCTTTCTGCATAACTTCCTTCTCTAACGAGTGTCTTTTCTCAATTGAATTATTCCTTAACGAATTGTTTCTCCTGCTTGAGTTTGGAAGTACGCTCTTAATGTTCACTCGGTTGTCGCTGGTTTTAGAGTTATGGGATACATCCCTCACACTAGGCGTTTTGGAAGAACCTCTCTTAAGCAGATCACTTCTTCCTGTAAAGGTAGACTTGCCAACTGACTGTGAGGTAACGGCTACCTCTGATAAACTTCTCTTCATGCTTCCCGAACTAGCCACCTTTTCAACTTTCCTTTTGCCTAAATTTGAAGCacacttctccttcttcacctTATCCAATAGGttagttttatttttctgtcgAATCCTTGATATTAACTCCAGGTTGGATAACTcctttgtcccttttttttgcgaagcCAGGATATTGGTTCTACTCTCAATGggctccttctctttcttgtTCGTCTTATCCTCCTCACTGCCCTCCTTCGTGTTCAACAACTTTCCAACCCTACCATCACTTTGAAAATGCATGAATGTCACTTTGTTGTTAATGGAAGGATGTCTAGAGGATTCTCCACTTTGTATGCTACCCTTCTGTACTGCTCTGCTCGTGCTCTTTGCCCGCTGGTATTTCCCATTACGATTAAGCATATACTTTCTTTCCTCGTCTGGATGCGTAATGACTGTGCCTGGTTCATTGCTGCTTCCATGGTGTGTCTTCTTTGAAAACTCGCTACACTGTGTAAACTCTGAATCCATTTTGTTGTGTATCACCTGCTTATCCATGAATTCACCTATGCACCCATCCATGGTTTCATCGTGGACCACCCTAAAACCCTCCTCCCCGCGGTTCACCAACTGGGAAGTGTCCACATGGATTGTCCTGTTCTGCTTGTACCGCCTATAGAAGCACTTATCACTTGCGTAATCCGAATTAGAGGAGCTGAatgtacttttcttttcgtaaTACCAAGTGggcattttcttctcctcatccTCCTCGTTACGTTCGTTCTGGTTATCACCACTAGGAACATTGCCCTCATAGTCGAAACCACTCACACCGCCAACGCTGTtgcttttctcttccccatCTGTGCCGCTCGAATTGAAGGCGCTTCCATCTGGGGCGAAAAAATCGGGGGTCACCCTCCCACTGACATTAGGAATGTTGTGATTcataatttctttcttcagTTCAAGAAAAGATTTCTCCTTCCTGGACTTATACGAGGAACGATAGTTTTCCTTGTCTGTCATCATAACCGACACCTCATTCTCTATATTGGCCAACTTTTTATCCAACGATTTTTCATCTAGCAGCCTTTCTTCATACCCCTTCGgataagaatttttttcttccttcagtACATTTCTTCTGCTCTCCGTCAGTTTGCTACTTCCAGTCTCGACAGGATAACTGCTCAAGTGGAAGGACCTCATCCTAAATGATTTATTCTCCatcatttcctccttctgcttATCTTGCTGTATGGAAAATTTGTTGTCCTTTCTCTTCACCCTTGTGGAGAAGCCTTCCTCCATTTCGTCAGAACAGTTACTCTCATGTAGATGATTATTCTCCATCGGTTCGCCTTTTTGGATGttcttctgttcattttccgCCTTCACAGAATTCGTCGCAGCTGATGCTTGGTCCTCCTCACTAACTGGGGTTTCCCTATTTTCACCATTATTAAGAtactttttactttttatacTCAGATATAATTTGTTTATTCTTTCTATATACTTATCATACAGGCTACTTCCATCTAAATCACAGATGTTGCTACGCGATCgtcgtttttccttctcggGTTGTTTGTTCTCATTCGTCTTATCCTTTCCCTTGACAAGAGAATTCTTCTTTCCGTTGATAGATCCGTTTCGTTCAGGGATAGAATCCTTCCTGCATAATTTACCTGTGGTTGTTTtctgtaacattttttccaccttccTTTTAATTAGCgtatcttcccttttctgtgCTTCAAaacttttattcctttctgaAGTACTCCTATATTGCGGTGCCCATTTTTTCACTACTACACCCTTTCTAGCGTCTTCACTTAGCTTATTCGTTTCTGAATTTTTGTCTTTcgctttttcaattttcgaCAAATTCCTATATTCCATTTTACCATCAGACAGTTCTATACTGGAAGTTTTTGCAACGTGTGGTTCTGCCCCCTCAACCCTTAAATGTTTAGCTTCTAGTGGTGTATCCTTCACGTGAAGATTTATTATGGTGTCGTTACTTTCTCCTGATGATTCCGTTACCTTTTCTTTGATTACGGAAATTGGGATATACGTTTCGTCTCCTTCGAGAAGTTTGCGCTCTTTACGCAATTTTCTCACCTCGCTAAGTCTCTCCGATTTGTTGCTCGGTTGAATGTTTCTACGTGTTGATGGATTATCTTCGctctttatattttcatctcttcctctccttcctGCACCTTCAAGGACAGACTTTCTCGCTTCTCCACGTCGAATACTAATGGAATGTCTCTTCACAGGattattttcctcccccctcgTATACTTATCCCTACAAATTGGAAGCACTTCCCCTGGATATCCTTTCCCATTGTCTACCCTTCTTCGCACTAACTTTTCAAGGGACTCAATATCAACCTCATCAGgaactttttcttccacctctGAGGACAATCTATCGTTCTTTTCCGAACTGTTAGGACACGGGGGGATATTTGAGACGGAACTGTTATCATAAAAATTTCCATCATCCTGAGAACTATCAGGAATCGTATTCTTAGACGGAGTGTTACCCGTTTTCTTCGGTGTTACTTCATCTTTGAAGTACTCACTGGCTGATTCCCTCCATGGTGTATGTTCCCCTTCGATGCAGTCCCTTTCCGGTTCAACCTCGCTAGGCCTCTTCTCAACACAAGGCGCCCCAAACAAATCCCTACATTGATTCATATTGGAGCCTAAACCTTCTGATGAATAAACCAGTTCGGCCTCCCCCGTTCCGTTGGACAGTTCAGATTGAGTCTTCCAATTCAGTCCCATCAAATATATATCATCATTGCTACTGCTGGTGTTCTCCCTAATGGATCCGGACAAACTGCTTTTCCGCTTGGGGTACATACTCCTCGAAGAAGTTTCCTCCACAGGAATAACCTCATTTCTGCTATCACGTTCAATCTTGACGGATAGATGATCCTCATGAGGGGGGCCCGATAGGGAGCTGGTCCTACTTCCCTCTTGGATGGTCCCAGATAGGTCGTTCTGTGTTACTACTTCGCTCGCAGCAGATGGATGGCCCTGGGAAGTTCCCTCTACATGGCTAGTATTCCATTGTTGTCTTGCCACCATTACATCCTTCTTCATACACGTGGAAGATTCGCTCAGTTCGGAGAAGGATGCTCCCGATTGATGAGAACTCATACAATCAGAACTGGGAACATTTTCTTCGttcttgtaaaaattttctaCCTTTAAATATTCTGCTAATTTTTGTTGAGTCTCTATGATGAGTGCATCCACGTTATCATTTCCCCGCTCCGTCTGGACATCCTGCTTCAATTCCTTctgctccttttccttctcgtcCTCCTCATCCCTACCCCCCCTAATGGGGTAACTTAGCGATGCGTTCAAactactttttaaaaaacactGAGCCTTTAACAAAGAAcctataaaattaaaatcacCATTGTCTTCCTTCCTGTCGTAACATGAATCGGTATATATCCCTGCCAACCCTTTCTGAAAGGACAATTTCCACATTTCCTGCATCCACGGATCAGATGATATGTCACACAACTTGATGCGCTTATCCACATCTACCACCAATGCTTTCTTTATCAAATCAATTGCTAATGGGTTCACAAAATCTGGGAACTTTAAATTACATGAAAAGATGGAGTTTATTATCTGTGTTTTGGTACCATCAAATGGTACATCCCCAACTAACATTTCGTATAGTAAAACACCCAAAGACCAAATGTCAGATCTCCAGTCATATCCAGAACCACTTGTTATTTCTGGAGAAAAGTAAACCAATGTTCCACACAAAGCAGAATGACTTTTCTTTCCTAAAATCATGGCTGATAAACCAAAGTCAGACAATTTTGCATTATCCATATGATCTACTAacacattttccatttttatgtccCTATGAAAAATGCCCATCTGATTTAAGTAATACAATCCATTCACTACGtggcaaaaatatttatagGCCAATTCATCAGGAATGATTCTTCTCTTAAAATTCTTCGATATGGAGTAGATACTTCCTTTGGCACAGAATTCCAACACGTGGTAAATGAAATCATTATCCTGCATGCATCCATacattttaattatatttacatgGCTCAAAACAGAGTGGTACTTCGCCTCTAAATATGTTTGTCCAGCTGCTTGAGATTTTATAATATGTTcctttgatattttttttatcgcatAATATTGGGGATTTGAAAGGAACCGCATTTTTGTTACCACCCCGAATCCCCCTTCGCCAATATTTCCAACATCGGAAAATACTTCCTCCTCAGGATGAAATAAATCAATGCGTAGGTCACTTTCGTACTTTATGAAAGTGTCGTCAAACAAGGCATTCAAATTTAGAGACTTCAAATAACCCTCAAACGTCTCTTCATTCCACAGGTGAATCGGATAAGACACACATAATATGGACTCAAGAAACTTATCACGCATATAGTTCAACTTCTGCCTCCatttatcttcttcatccacCGTGTCGTTTACATATGATGGGTCTAGacaataaattattttatctattaaatttctctccttttctgAACTAGGTAGCATTACTCTATTTAGTTTACTTTCTAACTCATCCTCTTTCttgttccacttttttccttcttcccctttttcattcattcttcgTAACAAATCCATgaataaaacatttttattcttacaAAATAGGTCTTCTAAACTGGGGagacttccttttcctttttttctccttctctcctTGGCGCTAGCACCATCGTGTATCTCCCCCTCTAGGAAGTCCCGTCCTAGATCCATGCTTTCCTTCCGAGGCCCCTCATAATCATCCCTACTGATGCAAAAGCTACTTTTTATACTCCTATTTATTGTCACTTCCTCgaaaacttcttttatcTCCTTGTCGTCAAATATGTCCACGCTACTGGACGATATATCGTAATTCTCCATTTGAGAATATTCCGTGATTGAAGACTTCCTGTTGCTGGAGTGAATAACTGAATTGTTCCTCACACCTTTGAAGAAGGGGGTCAAGTCGTTTTCTCCCGGTTGAACCTTTTCCCCCAGTTGATCCTTCCCCCCCAGTCGATCCTTTTGGCCTTTTTCCGAATCGTGGGGGAGCGAATTAGAAGACGCCCTTAACAACCCTTCCTTTCTAAAGTACATGTTCAGTTTCTTCTccagtttctttttttcttttctgctcATACTATCATCCTCGATATAGTTAAAGTTACTTCCATCATCCGTCCCTTCGTGGTTCTCTTCAACAAGAGCTTCTTCCTCATATTTATAATTCTCCAGTAGGGTATCTTGCTCCTTTGTTACTTTTTCATcatacgtattttttttctgtattctATCATACCCTTCTTCGTAGTCCGTACATGTTCCTTctatattttcctccccttcgaTGGGTATCCCTTTCGTTGGAGTGTTAGCGGTTATCTCGCCTTTATTCGTCTCTTCAAACAAGGGGACACTCTTCTTCACCCCCTCTAGGTTGCCCATCTCATTTATGTTGCACACCTTCTCtaccatttttatatttgacTCTTTGTAAAATACCTTCGTGTGATTCTCTGCTTCTATGTATTCTTTCTCACCCGTCATCAGATCAGTTTTATTAATACAGTTAACACAGGGAGGGGAACAGTTATCCATTACATTCACATTTAAGCTTCTCTCactttggtaattttttcccaaagTAGAGAAAGAAGTATCATCCAAAGAATTGTTCCCTTTGAGAATACTACTACTTATACGGTCCAAATTCAACTCCGCCCCTTCGAAACGATCACTTCCCTTTTCCATATACGAAATGACGTTCTCCTTAGAAGCATTTTGGACAATGTCTAATTTATGATTCCCTACTTTTCCACCTTCGTAGGGCTCATTTTGGCTATACCCCCTTTTTGACTTACAGATGCTTATCCCCTGTAGTGGGAAATTAAGGCAgctcttcttcccttcttcgTTGTACATTTTCTGGTTGTCTTTTTCTTCGATATATTTAAGATTTTCCCCTCCGTTTTCGCCTTGATCGATTGGGCGAAAGGAGCTGATAAAATATCGGTTATTCTCTAACacgttgtttaggggggctCCATTTTGTGATGACGCCCTTTCCTCTGATCCACCATTTTCTGACGCTCCTTTTTGTGATGTCTCTCCTAGAGTACCCCAGCACAACACATTCGGTGCTATGACACtctctttcctaaccccccCGCACATATTATTTCTAAAACCTGCGTTCGCATTCAGAGAACTAACCTTCTTAGGGTAAAACACATGAGGTTCCTGAAGCCGCGTTGATGAGATGCTCTTCTTGTTTGACAAAAATTGCCTTTCCCTGTTTGCAAAACATTTCCCTAAACACTGGTGTGATTTCGCTGCTTCAACATTGCCACCATTATCACGGATACTATGGTTTGAAACTTCTTTATACCTTAAGACGTCGCTTCCGTCCTGTGCAGTCACAAGAGAATGAACCCCACCAATTTCCCTACAATGTTCCCGGCATAAATTTACCCTAGGTTTCTTACAGATAACTTCAATGGGACTTTTTAACCTTTCCTCTACTACACTTTTATGGTCTCCGAAGCTGAAATGTATTTTACCGCTCTGATAAtgtaccttcttttttagcGATTCCCCATCATTTGATGTGATATGCTTCCTCCTATCAGAATTGACAATTCTCCCTAAGCAGCAAGCAGCAGTTTTTaattcaccattttttaaaattccttTGCCAATTACGTCTCTTCTTGTACAGCTACTTAGCGAAGCTTCTCGAAATATGCCTCTACCAGTGGAAGTGTGCCCGGAGTGGTCCACATTCATAATAACACTATTGGGTAAGTTGCCCGTGTAATTTCTCCTGTTTTCCCCTAAGATATGACTAGAACAATTGGTGTGGATTATATGCCCACTCGGATGGGGATGCCCATAAGGGTCGTAACCCCTTTGAGGGATCCCACTTTTTGAGCACCCTCTTCTCTCATAACAGGACGTACTGCTAACATTTCTCACACAGTTCGAAAAAGGAATGCCGCTACTGCTGCATATTTTTTGATCGAAAAATCCATTAAcatcatttttattcctacACACGGAATTATTAAACGTGTGCAATTTTTCTCTATTATTATGTTCCGATTTCTCATAAGGTGCACTAACATTACTAgccacttttttattttctccttgacTTATAAGCTTCGTGTTGTTCATAGAGGAGTCATAGAAACAGTGTGAATCTATTATTCCACTATAGTTgtcacttcctttttccactGTAATGTTATTTGAGTTGTGCACAAAACTAGGTGAAGTAACTATAGTTTTGtattgttttaatttttcatcccATATAACATATTCATGGACATAGCCGGTTTGTCCATTACTAAGTCCATGTAACTGATATATCCAGTCATTTGTGGACTGTTCATTAGGGTAATCAGTGACataattttcataaaaattcGTATCCCCCGTGACGATGTACTTGGTGTGAATTGGCGGCCTTTCCCAGGGTATCTCCTCCATTTTCATATCGTTATCATAACGAATTATGACATGATCCTTATTCCCGCTAATATGTACATCCTTCGTATCGCTCGATTTGTACTCCTGTCCATCGATACGATTTGTAGGATAGTTGTCACTTATGCTGAAAATTCCCTCGTGTACATTTTGTGGTAAACTTATgttctttgatttttttatttgactTATGTTTTTCTTAATCCTGTCCATGTAGTACTGCTGCATGTGCATGTCATTCATGTTTGCGCTTTCCGAGGTTGTGTAGATAGGCCAAAATTCGTTTATATGTGCACGTGCGTGCCTCTTATCCCCTCTGGTGGTTAGGAATCAACCAATTAACTACACACGAGGGCGATTTTGTGGACTATACCCTAACGGCCCGGTCCTTATTTTTGCATAATTGCAATTAAGCACACAAAAGAGTGAATAAGTAGGGGGATAC
Proteins encoded:
- a CDS encoding aurora-related kinase 3, putative; its protein translation is MQQYYMDRIKKNISQIKKSKNISLPQNVHEGIFSISDNYPTNRIDGQEYKSSDTKDVHISGNKDHVIIRYDNDMKMEEIPWERPPIHTKYIVTGDTNFYENYVTDYPNEQSTNDWIYQLHGLSNGQTGYVHEYVIWDEKLKQYKTIVTSPSFVHNSNNITVEKGSDNYSGIIDSHCFYDSSMNNTKLISQGENKKVASNVSAPYEKSEHNNREKLHTFNNSVCRNKNDVNGFFDQKICSSSGIPFSNCVRNVSSTSCYERRGCSKSGIPQRGYDPYGHPHPSGHIIHTNCSSHILGENRRNYTGNLPNSVIMNVDHSGHTSTGRGIFREASLSSCTRRDVIGKGILKNGELKTAACCLGRIVNSDRRKHITSNDGESLKKKVHYQSGKIHFSFGDHKSVVEERLKSPIEVICKKPRVNLCREHCREIGGVHSLVTAQDGSDVLRYKEVSNHSIRDNGGNVEAAKSHQCLGKCFANRERQFLSNKKSISSTRLQEPHVFYPKKVSSLNANAGFRNNMCGGVRKESVIAPNVLCWGTLGETSQKGASENGGSEERASSQNGAPLNNVLENNRYFISSFRPIDQGENGGENLKYIEEKDNQKMYNEEGKKSCLNFPLQGISICKSKRGYSQNEPYEGGKVGNHKLDIVQNASKENVISYMEKGSDRFEGAELNLDRISSSILKGNNSLDDTSFSTLGKNYQSERSLNVNVMDNCSPPCVNCINKTDLMTGEKEYIEAENHTKVFYKESNIKMVEKVCNINEMGNLEGVKKSVPLFEETNKGEITANTPTKGIPIEGEENIEGTCTDYEEGYDRIQKKNTYDEKVTKEQDTLLENYKYEEEALVEENHEGTDDGSNFNYIEDDSMSRKEKKKLEKKLNMYFRKEGLLRASSNSLPHDSEKGQKDRLGGKDQLGEKVQPGENDLTPFFKGVRNNSVIHSSNRKSSITEYSQMENYDISSSSVDIFDDKEIKEVFEEVTINRSIKSSFCISRDDYEGPRKESMDLGRDFLEGEIHDGASAKERRRKKGKGSLPSLEDLFCKNKNVLFMDLLRRMNEKGEEGKKWNKKEDELESKLNRVMLPSSEKERNLIDKIIYCLDPSYVNDTVDEEDKWRQKLNYMRDKFLESILCVSYPIHLWNEETFEGYLKSLNLNALFDDTFIKYESDLRIDLFHPEEEVFSDVGNIGEGGFGVVTKMRFLSNPQYYAIKKISKEHIIKSQAAGQTYLEAKYHSVLSHVNIIKMYGCMQDNDFIYHVLEFCAKGSIYSISKNFKRRIIPDELAYKYFCHVVNGLYYLNQMGIFHRDIKMENVLVDHMDNAKLSDFGLSAMILGKKSHSALCGTLVYFSPEITSGSGYDWRSDIWSLGVLLYEMLVGDVPFDGTKTQIINSIFSCNLKFPDFVNPLAIDLIKKALVVDVDKRIKLCDISSDPWMQEMWKLSFQKGLAGIYTDSCYDRKEDNGDFNFIGSLLKAQCFLKSSLNASLSYPIRGGRDEEDEKEKEQKELKQDVQTERGNDNVDALIIETQQKLAEYLKVENFYKNEENVPSSDCMSSHQSGASFSELSESSTCMKKDVMVARQQWNTSHVEGTSQGHPSAASEVVTQNDLSGTIQEGSRTSSLSGPPHEDHLSVKIERDSRNEVIPVEETSSRSMYPKRKSSLSGSIRENTSSSNDDIYLMGLNWKTQSELSNGTGEAELVYSSEGLGSNMNQCRDLFGAPCVEKRPSEVEPERDCIEGEHTPWRESASEYFKDEVTPKKTGNTPSKNTIPDSSQDDGNFYDNSSVSNIPPCPNSSEKNDRLSSEVEEKVPDEVDIESLEKLVRRRVDNGKGYPGEVLPICRDKYTRGEENNPVKRHSISIRRGEARKSVLEGAGRRGRDENIKSEDNPSTRRNIQPSNKSERLSEVRKLRKERKLLEGDETYIPISVIKEKVTESSGESNDTIINLHVKDTPLEAKHLRVEGAEPHVAKTSSIELSDGKMEYRNLSKIEKAKDKNSETNKLSEDARKGVVVKKWAPQYRSTSERNKSFEAQKREDTLIKRKVEKMLQKTTTGKLCRKDSIPERNGSINGKKNSLVKGKDKTNENKQPEKEKRRSRSNICDLDGSSLYDKYIERINKLYLSIKSKKYLNNGENRETPVSEEDQASAATNSVKAENEQKNIQKGEPMENNHLHESNCSDEMEEGFSTRVKRKDNKFSIQQDKQKEEMMENKSFRMRSFHLSSYPVETGSSKLTESRRNVLKEEKNSYPKGYEERLLDEKSLDKKLANIENEVSVMMTDKENYRSSYKSRKEKSFLELKKEIMNHNIPNVSGRVTPDFFAPDGSAFNSSGTDGEEKSNSVGGVSGFDYEGNVPSGDNQNERNEEDEEKKMPTWYYEKKSTFSSSNSDYASDKCFYRRYKQNRTIHVDTSQLVNRGEEGFRVVHDETMDGCIGEFMDKQVIHNKMDSEFTQCSEFSKKTHHGSSNEPGTVITHPDEERKYMLNRNGKYQRAKSTSRAVQKGSIQSGESSRHPSINNKVTFMHFQSDGRVGKLLNTKEGSEEDKTNKKEKEPIESRTNILASQKKGTKELSNLELISRIRQKNKTNLLDKVKKEKCASNLGKRKVEKVASSGSMKRSLSEVAVTSQSVGKSTFTGRSDLLKRGSSKTPSVRDVSHNSKTSDNRVNIKSVLPNSSRRNNSLRNNSIEKRHSLEKEVMQKASKVVRPTATPVKRTEGKSGNRMTSVGQKLESVNSIDSKSGENKKKMVVVAKRGLNSSSNVLKKNRENVDSTLEKGRTTCDGKTERKTNNVVSPQRSVQNLCLKKMTEGKVGGMTNSYLKNEGNSSRRDESENSVSEKKTKSKEVRSSIFLQNDKMNKNKEETTTLTNDEASNMAATNSVEGTEEQVSPTTERTKSGASPVQNGKKILLGNNLKNEKIKQYLKSKIEKVKKENEYGLPLGLKTEESLSHAQGDLSHGQENLSQDQENLGQDQENLGQDQKNLGHTNQYDPFEGCTNLSTIMGKGISFCRINEVRRSISEIPFNCCVKHYFEGESNGEIKTGKCAPKGSSQCSQSEEDPRGEINNLCQRERESGYSRCKSEAVEKYNWTTGLDGDLLHMEMVRNGTSKEEAKKEEAALRDNGKGKHVKSGMMKGSSSVDNSKNVQSTNDGGKRNRASAHIYTNRSINLSNVKSKIDTNIYRKAKSETENVNSNNKDSAQIESDERGEKVNSVLKKKQNMSTYKGSSILGMDKKEGKKKNLNGHSALGVRNVTTLPRLNSMKANAHCSNSRHNSSAEDRTRSYQEEGGPIKRSECALLDTDYEEELQNKLLVLNKRILCGGIDERRQNYGKEGMKRFSKERQNHVSCEGRQSSHRDMNKAICPINDENTENDQGCNWGFSIPIYASNNNGKSTKEGEFIRMKSNVGSGTHGSEVNCLNSMGMGMSASGWRKCEFVRQSYVEKDGSNCLAEPVSGYCMHMGRSVKKEVQGTYSRSSGERNMDVIEGNTMVNTSFKKLGSTAFSSNAKKCVEDSSIGRRKWVPPPRGLVTKKESPQERCVPHGRSASGVGDNHPTKETLKRNISCGNWSIMQCVNIRGIDAESSYVSDMDEAVPYEERRNKVANLKRDNIQMNHYMKGRSRSNSRNTTKGGLQPVSVSTMQKSAQVRIGSRCGSGNFLPSRPTTPISLHKRREQIGRGDQEVNGQVLNKSRNMVYGRKPTLAAQQGSIKKSASNNASRKLWNSDDRSSLSPKFDSTRIESSTNCFTRKVVVVHEDESRSYTANCAKGGFFNKPSTGITSQGSLLAKSASNCVHMDTMRRKSSSRVLSPGVVNVTDNSSSGCFLYKDFFHKEDVKSCHGDSRPGGVQGTYERVAVNNRPMDTPHRRNGSAISIKRMGNKTGLNKEGCTRVMPKGFV